The Catharus ustulatus isolate bCatUst1 chromosome 26, bCatUst1.pri.v2, whole genome shotgun sequence genome has a window encoding:
- the C26H1orf216 gene encoding UPF0500 protein C1orf216 homolog isoform X1 — translation MCSTFKEAGHHEMFAVCPANAPFRGGPASGTAIPGAGHGPDSNSNFVGEVCDSNENWSQPAPGSPPEEGSSRSENTTNPSDNLLLLMQRQMVQGRLRDTAPGLGDMHPEQGERSPPEGAEVSGAGGQSCAEEAAGGCVKAPSSPAEDNGYASSSLSIDSPDSTCSTTWDPPASAPRARSPPEAGPAEPELGTLFPVLAEAVQHLQDKERFKEQEKEKHHIQLVMYRRLALLRWIHGLQQKVVDQQNRLQESFDTILDNRKELIRCMQQGPACIAAAATPGP, via the exons ATGTGCAGTACCTTTAAAGAG GCAGGACACCACGAGATGTTTGCTGTCTGCCCGGCAAACGCCCCATTCCGGGGAGGGCCAGCGTCGGGCACGGCCATCCCAGGGGCGGGACATGGGCCGGACTCCAACTCCAACTTCGTGGGAGAGGTGTGTGACAGCAATGAGAACTGGAGCCAGCCAGCGCCGGGGTCCCCGCCGGAGGAGGGCTCCAGCCGGAGCGAAAACACCACAAATCCGTCTGATAATCTGCTGTTATTAATGCAGAGACAGATGGTCCAGGGCCGGCTTAGGGACACCGCCCCGGGCCTGGGCGACATGCACCCCGAGCAGGGGGAGCGCAGCCCCCCCGAGGGAGCGGAGGTCAGCGGGGCAGGGGGACAAAGCTGCGCCGAGGAGGCGGCCGGGGGATGTGTCAAAGCCCCGAGCTCCCCTGCAGAGGACAACGGCTAcgccagcagctccctcagcatcGACAGCCCCgacagcacctgcagcaccacctgggaccctcctgcctctgcccccCGAGCCAGGAGCCCCCCTGAGGCTGGAccggctgagcctgagctgggcaccctgttcccagtgctggcagaggctgtgcagcACCTCCAGGACAAGGAGCGCTtcaaggagcaggagaaggagaagcacCACATCCAGCTGGTGATGTACCGGCGCCTGGCCCTGCTGCGCTGGATCCACGGCCTGCAGCAGAAAGTTGTGGACCAGCAGAACCGGTTGCAGGAGAGTTTCGACACCATCCTGGATAATCGCAAGGAGCTCATCCGCTGCATGCAGCAGGGCCCAGCCTGCATCgctgctgcagccactcctGGCCCCTGA
- the C26H1orf216 gene encoding UPF0500 protein C1orf216 homolog isoform X2, which produces MFAVCPANAPFRGGPASGTAIPGAGHGPDSNSNFVGEVCDSNENWSQPAPGSPPEEGSSRSENTTNPSDNLLLLMQRQMVQGRLRDTAPGLGDMHPEQGERSPPEGAEVSGAGGQSCAEEAAGGCVKAPSSPAEDNGYASSSLSIDSPDSTCSTTWDPPASAPRARSPPEAGPAEPELGTLFPVLAEAVQHLQDKERFKEQEKEKHHIQLVMYRRLALLRWIHGLQQKVVDQQNRLQESFDTILDNRKELIRCMQQGPACIAAAATPGP; this is translated from the coding sequence ATGTTTGCTGTCTGCCCGGCAAACGCCCCATTCCGGGGAGGGCCAGCGTCGGGCACGGCCATCCCAGGGGCGGGACATGGGCCGGACTCCAACTCCAACTTCGTGGGAGAGGTGTGTGACAGCAATGAGAACTGGAGCCAGCCAGCGCCGGGGTCCCCGCCGGAGGAGGGCTCCAGCCGGAGCGAAAACACCACAAATCCGTCTGATAATCTGCTGTTATTAATGCAGAGACAGATGGTCCAGGGCCGGCTTAGGGACACCGCCCCGGGCCTGGGCGACATGCACCCCGAGCAGGGGGAGCGCAGCCCCCCCGAGGGAGCGGAGGTCAGCGGGGCAGGGGGACAAAGCTGCGCCGAGGAGGCGGCCGGGGGATGTGTCAAAGCCCCGAGCTCCCCTGCAGAGGACAACGGCTAcgccagcagctccctcagcatcGACAGCCCCgacagcacctgcagcaccacctgggaccctcctgcctctgcccccCGAGCCAGGAGCCCCCCTGAGGCTGGAccggctgagcctgagctgggcaccctgttcccagtgctggcagaggctgtgcagcACCTCCAGGACAAGGAGCGCTtcaaggagcaggagaaggagaagcacCACATCCAGCTGGTGATGTACCGGCGCCTGGCCCTGCTGCGCTGGATCCACGGCCTGCAGCAGAAAGTTGTGGACCAGCAGAACCGGTTGCAGGAGAGTTTCGACACCATCCTGGATAATCGCAAGGAGCTCATCCGCTGCATGCAGCAGGGCCCAGCCTGCATCgctgctgcagccactcctGGCCCCTGA